A window of the Brassica napus cultivar Da-Ae chromosome C5, Da-Ae, whole genome shotgun sequence genome harbors these coding sequences:
- the LOC106358893 gene encoding uncharacterized protein LOC106358893, whose translation MASSSTKRNYPRLLYSKGKAPSQQRSMSYYSYLSNFQMVREGVGFDAWEAVKKSAVGVFPMFYELKFTWCAKLVHYLLTNQLQVKKNYEIWSLIDWQPIRLSLVEFGEITGMNCEPFQKGEICDVDHTDFWKEMGVSTVVGPNLVQLQSVLERCKYWSLEKRTMVGLLCVLHLGVYGIAPSRHIPLECAKRVLDYEAFQRYPWGRVACQSLIYSVKCADYSTKESYTMAGFIFILQIWAYESVMGLGELYGNRIGGAEVPLLSWSGSRKRFKFEEFVRQEKEHHEDKVRVRHFTTEPNGQYTPKWDDEVDDGDVINLVLDIRNDCINRGFWDVTEESPATTRLKRPKSVPETDGQSSKKKKGDDTKTIGIEENTNSPSKEEIPVSQLYTLMKTLTGKLDNIDTSIEAKVGSLLAPITEKLATMEKELQKMKQKEAADERKEDANSNANNNENAEVNSKEMSWMVEMNSTSQDGLPSQRVVKKAKKASKKCEDMGLDKKKVFDKKVLKTKIQVPHLLDNASGDETWSDPVQREKVTDLGDHLDALAAMAKKLNKPTSPTPSSPPQKRQTKLASSQLFPFVGNSTVKRIITGVTPSVSAYDPFADVDADKMRNLLHFLLDDEKNSDRTSTHSTEFYKVIITPRNKWRTYNYGWLNNMHMWSAMHMFYKRSLCDPSPYHSQRIAFLDQWVVTKIVSDFKEFNPKTWKPTDTYKCIFNGTYPSDRVTNKKWLHDIDHLYACHFVNGNHWVALDIDLGKETITVYDSILTLVDDKEIQNFCRPFAKMIPSILSTMVSATVRKKSEKQFTVRRLKKVPQNDPPGDCGVYTIKYIECLAIGCTFEGLRDETIQDLQRKLAAEIYDSVGEPQITHLFTDTAK comes from the exons ATGGCTTCTTCTAGCACTAAGAGAAACTATCCGCGTCTACTCTACAGTAAAGGAAAAGCTCCTAGTCAGCAAAGGAGTATGAGCTATTATAGCTATTTGTCCAATTTTCAAATGGTAAGAGAGGGTGTGGGATTTGATGCATGGGAGGCTGTAAAGAAGTCTGCAGTTGGCGTTTTTCCTATGTTTTATGAGCTCAAATTCACATGGTGTGCGAAGCTTGTCCATTACCTTTTAACGAATCAGCTTCAAGTGAAGAAGAATTATGAGATATGGTCGTTGATTGATTGGCAGCCCATTCGTCTCTCTTTGGTTGAATTTGGTGAGATAACGGGAATGAATTGTGAACCGTTCCAAAAAGGGGAAATTTGTGATGTTGATCATACAGACTTCTGGAAAGAAATGGGGGTTTCTACAGTTGTTGGTCCTAACTTGGTTCAGCTTCAGTCGGTATTGGAAAGATGCAAGTATTGGAGTCTCGAGAAGAGGACAATGGTTGGATTGTTATGTGTTCTTCATCTTGGTGTCTATGGAATTGCTCCCTCACGTCATATTCCGTTGGAGTGTGCGAAGAGAGTCCTTGATTATGAAGCTTTCCAAAGATACCCGTGGGGTCGCGTAGCGTGTCAGAGTTTGATATACTCTGTTAAGTGTGCTGATTACAGCACAAAGGAATCATATACAATGGCAGGGTTTATTTTCATCTTACAAATATGGGCATATGAGTCAGTTATGGGCTTAGGAGAGCTTTACGGAAACAGAATTGGTGGTGCAGAAGTGCCTCTTCTTTCATGGAGTGGATCCCGCAAGAGATTCAAGTTCGAGGAGTTTGTTAGACAGGAGAAAGAGCACCATGAAGATAAG GTGCGTGTGAGACATTTTACCACAGAACCAAATGGACAGTATACGCCTAAGTGGGATGATGAAGTTGATGATGGTGATGTGATAAACTTGGTTCTGGATATACGTAATGATTGTATAAATAGAGGATTTTGGGATGTCACAGAAGAATCTCCAGCTACTACAAGGCTGAAGCGTCCTAAATCTGTTCCCGAGACTGATGGTCAGagttctaaaaagaaaaaaggtgATGATACAAAAACTATTGGGATTGAAGAAAACACTAATAGTCCAAGT aaagaagaaattccagTGAGCCAGCTTTACACTTTGATGAAGACATTGACAGGAAAACTGGATAACATAGATACATCGATTGAAGCAAAGGTTGGTTCCCTTCTCGCTCCTATAACTGAGAAGCTAGCAACAATGGAGAAGGAActtcaaaaaatgaaacaaaaagagGCAGCTGATGAGAGGAAAGAAGATGCAAATTCCAACGCTAACAATAATGAAAATGCTGAAGTAAATAGCAAAGAAATG tctTGGATGGTGGAGATGAATTCCACATCGCAGGATGGTTTACCTTCTCAACGTGTTGTCAAAAAAGCAAAGAAGGCAAGCAAAAAATGTGAAGATATGGGACTTGACAAgaaaaaggtttttgataagAAGGTTTTGAAAACCAAAATTCAAGTGCCACATTTACTTGATAACGCCTCAGGGGATGAAACATGGTCTGATCCAGTGCAGCGTGAAAAGGTTACAGATCTTGGTGATCATTTAGATGCCTTAGCAGCCATGGCTAAAAAGCTAAATAAGCCTACATCTCCCACACCTTCGTCACCTCCGCAGAAGCGCCAAACTAAGCTGGCATCATCTCAGCTTTTTCCTTTCGTAGGAAACTCTACCGTGAAGCGCATCATCACAGGTGTGACACCGTCCGTCTCAGCATATGATCCGTTTGCTGATGTTGACGCTGATAAAATGAGGAATTTACTGCACTTTTTACTGGATGATGA GAAGAACTCGGACAGGACATCTACCCATAGTACAGAGTTCTATAAGGTGATAATAACCCCAAGAAATAAGTGGCGTACATATAACTATGGCTGGTTGAATAACATG cataTGTGGTCTGCGATGCATATGTTCTATAAGAGATCACTTTGTGATCCTTCACCATACCATTCTCAGCGCATTGCTTTTTTGGATCAGTGGGTTGTCACCAAAATTGTCAGtgattttaaagagtttaatCCGAAGACTTGGAAACCTACAGATACATATAAGTGTATCTTCAACGGCACGTATCCATCTGACCGAGTCACAAACAAGAAGTGGCTTCACGATATAGATCATCTATATGCATGTCATTTCGTAAATGGTAATCACTGGGTTGCATTGGACATCGACTTGGGGAAGGAGACCATTACCGTTTATGACAGCATTCTGACCTTAGTAGATGATAAAGAAATCCAGAACTTCTGCCGGCCGTTTGCAAAGATGATTCCCTCCATTCTGAGTACTATGGTCTCCGCCACTGTTCGGAAGAAAAGTGAAAAACAATTCACTGTACGAAGATTGAAAAAAGTTCCACAGAATGACCCCCCAGGAGACTGTGGTGTTTATACCATAAAATACATTGAATGTCTTGCGATTGGTTGCACATTTGAAGGGTTACGTGATGAAACCATTCAGGATCTTCAACGGAAGCTAGCTGCTGAGATTTACGACTCTGTTGGAGAACCTCAAATCACTCATTTATTTACTGATACTGCAAAGTAG
- the LOC106380614 gene encoding midasin-like, whose translation MDDQLDEKTLVGTYVCTDQPGEFKWLPCSLTQAIMNGFWVVLEDIDKAPSDVPLVLSPLLGGSCSFVTSHGEVIKIAESFQLFSTISTPECSVSHIGEAGNSLSPLWRRIVVYPPDRESLQNIVGARYQNLILIETYEKVNSALRPQFSGSATENSATFSSPSSFSLRDLLKLCERVQGLPSYDGHAISLEAADIFSASYMSTQNRATVSEIVASVWNVLVPESQHKPPIQELSKTLKIGRVSLPLGETASHDRSRFVETRTSTRLLEKIARSVEYNEPVLLVGETGTGKTTLVQNLAQWIGQKLTVLVCF comes from the exons ATGGATGATCAACTTGACGAGAAAACGCTGGTTGGCACTTATGTGTGTACTGATCAACCTGGAGAATTTAAATGGCTGCCTTGTTCACTTACCCAG GCTATTATGAATGGTTTCTGGGTGGTTCTTGAGGACATAGACAAAGCTCCATCAGATGTCCCCCTTGTCTTGTCACCTTTGCTGGGAGGCTCATGCTCATTCGTGACCAGCCATGGAGAG GTGATAAAGATAGCAGAGAGTTTCCAACTGTTTTCAACCATATCCACACCCGAATGCAGTGTATCACACATCGGGGAAG CTGGAAATTCTCTAAGTCCTCTTTGGAGGAGAATTGTTGTTTATCCACCAGATCGTGAAAGCTTGCAAAATATTGTGGGTGCTCGGTATCAGAACCTGATACTTATTG AAACTTATGAAAAAGTCAACTCTGCTCTTCGTCCCCAGTTTTCTGGTTCGGCAACTGAAAACTCAGCTACATTCAGTTCCCCGAGTAGTTTTTCACTGAG AGATTTGCTCAAGTTGTGTGAACGAGTTCAGGGTCTGCCCTCGTATGATGGTCATGCAATTTCTCTGGAG GCAGCAGATATATTCTCTGCTTCTTATATGTCAACTCAAAATCGAGCGACTGTAAGTGAAATCGTGGCTAGCGTTTGGAATGTTCTTGTTCCAGAATCTCAGCATAAGCCCCCAATTCAG GAACTTTCTAAAACGCTTAAAATTGGCAGAGTGTCTCTACCACTTGGCGAAACTGCG tCACATGACCGGTCGAGGTTTGTTGAAACACGCACATCCACACGGTTACTTGAGAAAATAGCCCGCTCTGTTGAGTACAACGAGCCAGTTCTCTTAGTAGGAGAAACAGGGACAGGGAAAACTACTCTAGTTCAAAATCTTGCACAGTGGATCGGACAGAAACTCACAGTTTTGGTGTGTTTTTAG
- the LOC106380617 gene encoding uncharacterized protein LOC106380617 isoform X2 — MTKKKTPQILKTDTALKLAEKWVANMSMPAEDDPIEAQQEARPPRKLEANMSLQRLQTECHLGPRMRYPACFNAHLTT; from the exons ATGACAAAGAAGAAAACACCACAGATTCTCAAGACAGATACGGCACTAAAACTT GCTGAGAAGTGGGTTGCCAACATGTCGATGCCTGCAGAGGATGATCCTATTGAGGCTCAACAAGAAGCTCGACCACCCAG GAAGCTTGAAGCCAATATGAGCTTACAGAGGCTACAAACAGAGT GTCATTTGGGGCCAAGGATGAGATATCCTGCTTGTTTCAATGCTCACTTGACAACCTAG
- the LOC106380617 gene encoding stem-specific protein TSJT1-like isoform X1, with protein MTKKKTPQILKTDTALKLAEKWVANMSMPAEDDPIEAQQEARPPRSFGAKDEISCLFQCSLDNLGSLKQQYGLAKNANEVLLVIEAYKTLRDRAPYPANHVVSHLSGDFAFVVFDKSTSTLFVASVNSF; from the exons ATGACAAAGAAGAAAACACCACAGATTCTCAAGACAGATACGGCACTAAAACTT GCTGAGAAGTGGGTTGCCAACATGTCGATGCCTGCAGAGGATGATCCTATTGAGGCTCAACAAGAAGCTCGACCACCCAG GTCATTTGGGGCCAAGGATGAGATATCCTGCTTGTTTCAATGCTCACTTGACAACCTAGGAAGCTTGAAGCAGCAATATGGGCTTGCCAAGAATGCAAACGAGGTTCTCTTGGTCATCGAGGCTTACAAGACTCTCCGTGACAGAGCTCCTTACCCGGCTAACCACGTTGTGTCACACCTAAGTGGCGATTTCGCTTTTGTGGTGTTTGATAAATCAACATCCACTCTGTTTGTAGCCTCTGTAAATTCTTTTTAA